The nucleotide sequence CTTTTTCATAGAACACAGACACCCTCCTACCTCTTTTTACCTATGCAAATTTTCAAGACCTAAATTCCTCATCTCCTCtttatctgctttttattttttaaaaaacccaactatTTGCTGTAGCTCATTCCATCTTTCTAACGTGATGAATTTTGCACAGAATAAAGTATGCCTGCCTACATGGGACAAATAAGAAAACCAGTAAAGGTTTTTGTAATCAATATAAATTTTGTTTCGCAAATGCAATTTTGAAAATACTAGCAATAGCAATTGTAAATCTCGTCCGTATTAACAGTAGCTTATTGCAAGTCTTCCCTGGGGCAATAATGAAGATGAGAAttcaagaaaatcataaaactacCATTATATAGTGCTTCAGATGTGGAAGTGGGGTAAGACTGGCTAGTAAtcagcagaaggggaggggaaaggtCCTGGGAAAAGGATAGGATCACAGCAGTGGTGGAAGAGTAGAGAATGCATATGCACTGCATCTGGCTTGTCCACCCGGTTCCATGCTCCCTGAGGCGGTCTTTTGTGAGGAGGCacattcttctttaaaagtcCCAGGAATGCTTCTGCCTTGGGACCCTGATGTTCTATCTGCCCCCAAATCCACTGCTCCCACAAGAGGCCTACTCCCTCAACTCTCTCAagcctttgctcaaatgtcaccttttcaggGAGGCATACTTTGaacactctatttttttttttttgaaacaataaatatgtatacattatattatatgaaAAAGAATTAGCAGAAAACTGGATATAGGACTTAACATTTCTGGAACCGTTATAAACCATGTTAAACTGTTTACACAAATATGTGACTATCGAGAATTTGCTAGGTGTATAATTAAATCCTGCCTACTAGGAATGTTATTTTTGCTTCAGAGTATATGAAACAGAATTGATCTTGAAGATCCCATTTCAGTGCTAAATTCTTTTCTAGATAACACATCTTTTGACTTGAAAAAGCGTCAATAATTTGAAAATTGGGTTCAGAGAGTAAGCTAAATGGCAGCAGGGTTTGTGCCTGATTTTGTCTACGACTCAAGGCGTGTGTGGTAGGTAGAAAATACTTGCCTAATAAATAATCttcacaaccaaaaaaaaaagaaaaagtattaacAGTATAATACCTTATTCTCTTATATATAGtagccatttaaaatgaaaaagctaaaataaaatgaaaaagctaatctaaaaaaatacataaaaataaaaaataaaatgaaaaagctagAAGCCTGGAGTTGCTTGATGATaggattaaatataaaatgggcATATCATTACTTGAAcaccttatatttttttaattatttatttattcatgatagacctagagagaggcagagacgcaggcgttaggagaagcaggctccacgcagggagcccgacgtgggactcgatccctggtctccaaaatcgggccctgggctgaaggcggtgctaaaccgctgagctacgcagggatccccttgaacgccttatttattttattttattttttttttttttgaacgcCTTATTTAAAAGTTGACACCCTCCCAGGCCCTTTAGCCGCTTCGAGTTACCGCACTTAAGTTGTTAAcgtagccccccacccccacccccgcccccgcccccgcccccgcccaacCTCCACCTTCCATCCCTTTTGGACGCCCCTGCCTGGCGCCTCTCCTTTAAATTGTGTCGGGAAGGGGCGGGGCTAGGGCCTCGCGTCACCGTAAGGGGGCGTGCCCTTAGGCTCCGCCCACTTGCGTGCCGGGGGCCGCCCGGACCTACCCGAGGGCTGTTTTCCTCTCAGTCCGCTCCGGAAGCGCGACTGCCGTCGGAAATATCACGTGGTCTGGACGTCACCGCGCCGGCGCCGCCGAGCGGGCGCCCTCGGTTTCCGCGGGACCGCGGTGGTAGCCCAGGCGGTGTTTGCCCGCCGCGTCGTGCCCTGTGGCGTCCTTTCCTCAGGCCGCCGCGGCCTGCCTCGCGGCTCCGCGATGTACCACAACAGCAGCCAGAAGCGGCACTGGACTTTCGCGAGCGAGGAGCAGCTGGCGCGCCTGCGGGCCGACGCCAACCGTAAATTCAAATGCAAAGCGGTGGCCAACGGGAAGGTGAGGGAGCCTGGCGGCCGGTTCCCTGCGCGCCCCCTTCCCCGCTGCCGGCCTCGGCGGAGCGCGGGGCGTTTTCCCGACCACACGGGCGAGGACCTCGGGGGGCGACCCGCAGCGTGCGGAGGCCAAGGCTCTGGGGCGCTCTAGTTGTGGGGCGCTGTGCGGGGAGTCGGCGCGGGGAGCCTGGGAAGGGACGTTCCGGGCCGGCGGGGCGGCAGGTGCAGTGGGCAGGTCGGGGCCCGCAGGGGCGGCGAAGGGCGAGGCCGCGCACCTGGAGGCGGAAGGAAGGAGTCCGGTTCGGGATGACGAGATGGGGAGCCTGTTGTAAGACTTCAAGTGGGAGACTGACCTTTCGGGTTCTGTCGTAGGGAGCTGGGAACcccgggggtgcggggggcggaGGCGGGACGCGGGGGTGGTCGGCGCCCGAGGCCTCGGCCCTGCCAGCCGAGCCCTTGCCGTCGTAGCTCCCGCCGCCCTGCTCCTCTTCCACGGGCTCCGCCAAGGGTTCCAGCACCAGCGTCCCTCCGGCGAGTATTCCGCCCTTCAGACCCCTTGGGGCCGAGGCCCTTTGATGCCCGACCGACGTCTGTATCACGCCGCCTGCGTTTGGCGCTGCCCCGAAGGGGGACCTCCCGGGCTGCGCCCCAGGCGCTGCTCTGAGTGTGTGTTAgctcattcagtcctcacaacTGTCCCACCAGGCAGATGCTGTTATTGTCCTTGCTTTACAGCCGGGGAAACTGAGGTATGGAGTGGTTGGATAACTTTTCAGgactggtaagtggcagagccaggatctgtGAACCCATTCCTGCTGGGCCATCTCCATAAAATTAGTTGGTATTAGTTTCCTTGtgctatcattaaaaaaaaaaaaaaggcacaaactgggtggtttaaaacaacagaaatgtactgtttcacagttctagaagccGGAAGTCTGGGATAAAGTTGTCATCAGGATATATTCTCTGTAGTTTCCAGGTGACCCTTTCTTCCTTCAGCTTCTGGTAACTTAGGTGTTCCTTTGCTtctaccaactttttttttttttttttttaaagattccatttatttattcacgacagacacagagaggcaaagacaggcagagggagaagcaggctccctgcagggagccctacatgggactcgatcctggaactccaggatcaggccctgggctgaaggtggcgctaaaccgctgggccaccagggctgccctgttcctTGCTTCTATCTCTGTCTTTACAAAGTGTTCTCTCTGTATCTTCCCACATTGTTGTTATAGGGACACCAGTCGTATAGAATTAGGAGCCACCGTcctccagtatgacctcatatTAACTAGTCACATTTGTAGAGATTCTgtttccagataaggtcacacTCAGATCCCGgaggttaagacttcaacatacccccccccccctttttttggtaaACATAATTAATCCAGTAACACTGCCTagtatataattgttttaaaattgttttatgaaCCATCTAGGTATTTTGTGGAGAGTTTATAAAGACAGGAGGTactatttggggggagggggttggaggtactatttttttaaggGTCATAATCATCCTTGAGACACTTGTTGATTTTTACCTCAGCCTATGTGACTTAATGACTGAGAAAGGGATGTTGAAACCTTCCCAACCAATGAcagtatgtatctttttttttttaagattttatttatttattcatgagagactggagagagagaggcagagacacaggcagagggagaagcaggcttcatgcaggaagcccaacgcgggactccatccagggactccaggatcaggccctgggccaaaggcggcgctaaaccgctgaggcccccctccccccccccaaccttgtATCATCTTTTTGATTTATGATTGACATCAAACTTGTGAGCAGATGCACACCCTCTGTCATGATTCTTTTTACCCTACTGAAGTAAATGCCCAGCTGACATTCTGAGAAACTGTGATACAATAGGATCATTTTTAGTTTATCAGATATTTCACTAATATTACTTCGTGTAATAATTTAGttctctaaagagaaaaatgacatctgGTATATTTCCCTTTGGTTGGAGATACAAATGCAGTCTGGACtgagaaaagtattttaagattattcattTCATTGAACTTCtgctgtaacttttttttttttttaattttttttaaaatttttatttatttatgatagtcacagagagagagagaggcagagacacaggcagagggagaagcaggctccatgcaccgggagcccgatgtgggattcgatcccgggtctccaggatcgcgccctgggccaaaggcaggcgccaaaccgctgcgccacccagggatcccttttttttttttttttaattttttttaaatttttatttgtaacttttGATCTAAAGGTTCTTCCAAATGATCCAGTCTTTCTTGAACCTCATGAAGAAATGATACTCTGCAAATACTATGAGAAGAGATTATTAGAATTCTGTTCAGTGTTTAAGCCAGCAATGCCAAGGTCTGTTGTGGTAAGTTACAATAGTGATAAAGTGTAATGTCCTTTAGCTGACTTCTGAAATCAGAACTTTTCTAAATGTGTAACACAGTTCTCTGCCCACTTTAGGCAAATGTACGTATTCATGTTTTtgtcatttcatgtattttttgatAAATTCATTAACTTAGGAAttctgtatcatttctttttctttaaaaaaaaaaaaaaaaagacttattcatgagagacacagaaaggcagagacataggcagagggagaagtaggctccctgcagggagcctgatgggagactcccaggatcctgggatcacaccctccctgagccaaaggtagatgcttgaccactgagccacccaggtgcccacatgAAACTTTTCTTTCAATCCAAAAATAGATAAGTATCTATTTCATTGGTTCTAGTGAAATGACAGAGTAGTTAAAAATACAGGCAGATCTTAGTTGAATCCCTCTGTGTTCCTTATTAGATGTGTGACCCAGTTAATCTCACTGATAggcagtttccttctctgtggagATAGCAATACTTCACCAAGCTGTTGTaaggatagaaaaagatgatAGCTTGGTGCTTGGCACAGAATCTGGCCCATGGGATACAGTTAATAAATGGTAGGTGCTGCTTCTACTATTTAATTTGGCAATACGAGCATAGTTCTACCACACAGAGCCAAAGTGGATTTACAGAGAGGGCTTATTGCCCCAACTGTATTAATTCTGTCCATGTTTTCACGAGATTGGTTAAGCTGTGAATATTTGTatgtttctccttcattttttcctaatCTAGTTGGCTTTTGTTATTCTGAAgtctaaaataaacacacatagactttttaaaattaactcagTGACCATAGGAAGGGTAAccagggtgggtggggaaggacaAGAAAAGGTCTTTTGGCTGTGACATTGCTGTAATAATTCATCACAATTTATTTGATTAAAGAAGattaagttttatatttgtatcaGAAACTTTTTCAAAGAAACTTTTGCATATGtaagtttaaaagaattttatacaaaatttaacATGGATGTGTGAATAGATTTTgataatgtatgtatttttaatcatAGGGTACAGCTTGTATGTATTTCAAGCGTTTTTATCTTAATAACTCAGTAATGGAATATCACCCCCGGATAATAATGTGAGTATAATtctaatttattgattttcatttaagaaaatctttatttgtgtggggaaaaaaagaaatgactttctAATAAAGGGTAATTTAGACTTGCTTCCTGTTATGAATTTATACTGTCCTTTTACTCCTATATCCTATATATCTGTAATACTTCCCTCCCTATAGTACTTATGGCATCTGAACTTCAACTTGTTCAAAGTCCGTTTTTCTTATACTAACTTTCCCTAATACCCCTTTCTGTTGGTAGcacctttcttctctttgttgcTTCCGCTGAGAATCATTTGTGGTACCTCTTCTCCTTCTGTATCAGTGGGTTTAAAAGTCTTATAGCTCCGGATTCATATCAATTGAACAAAagtccattaaaaataaagataaatctaGTATGAGACTCATCAAAGAGCTTGCTATCAATCACattctccttatttattttctctctttttcatttccttttctatcaGTCTAGGCCAGGCCCTTGTTGCTTTCAATCTTGAtttttatggtaattttattACTAGATTCTTACTTGATATTTATGGTAGTAGCCATGAGAGTTCCCAAGTTTGTTACTGAGGTGGTAATCTTTTGAAATGCCTTCAGAGTCTTCACTGGTGGTGTTCCTTTCTTCCTACCTTTCTTCCCACCTTTCTTACCTTGCTTCCTTCCCAGGTATATCTGTGTATACTGCTGTGTTCTTCTATCTACATTTCATGATCCAGTGTActcttatttttcagttatttttccagatatttatGTTGAACTTTATGAAATTGCCATTAAGTCAATTATGGTTGAATGCTATGGCAAGATTATACAGTTCAACCTAATTATAGTCTTCTAATGGATAAAAagttgaaagagaaaattctttaaaaaaaaaaatttcctgtaaTGTCTAGCATCGTCACCTGTTAATATTAGgcatttttggaatttattttagcaataaaatactCAGATATTTCTCAAAGTATGTACAGATCCCATCCTAtccctttggttttttttcctctaggcTTACTTGTGCATTTTTGGCCTGCAAAGTTGATGAATTCAACGTATCTAGTCCACAGTTCGTTGGAAATTTGAGGGAGAGTCCTCTTGGACAAGAGAAGGCACTTGAACAGATTTTGGAATATGAACTGCTTCTTATACAGCAACTTAATTTCCACCTTATTGTCCACAATCCTTATAGACCATTTGAGGGCTTTCTCATTGATTTAAAGGTATCCTGTCGATATAAAAAGTAAACTAGTAGAGTGTATACCTTTGCTATAGTTCTGTaaccagaaaaatcaaaattttattataacTTGTAATATTCCTAATTGTAACAACATGAGTTGCTCTAACATGTGAGTTTAGCTTGGATCTCTAATGTTATAGTTCTCAAACTTCGGTGccacctggaaggcttgttaacCGTACTGTTGGGCTACAGTACCAGAGCTGCTCATTTAGTGGATCTGCATATTGGTCCAGGAACTGTAATGAGGACTATTATCAGTTTAGAGTAATGGTTTTGAAGACTTAAGTTAACTTTTCTAACTCTGAAGTATACTGCCATGGATCTGATTTAAAGAACcacaaaaattcttaattttaactaGAAGATTgctaagtgatttttatttttagtgcatGTGTAGGCATCAAAAACGTAAGTAAATGAACCCTGACAAAAATAACTTGTTTTGTTTGGGTCCTGAAAGGGGACTTGGATAGTGTGAGTGAGGTCAAAATGGAAGTCAAAAACTGGTTCATTCATCTCAGTTGAGTAGCAAAATTTGGGTATGTGTACCATATGCCAAAACATTGTGCTTGAGGATTAAGACAGGAACAGCCTCAACTCTCCTAGGTCTTACAGTCTAATGGGAAAGATAATCATATATTCAGTGTGCTAAGTGTTACAGAAAGAAAGATACAGGATACTTTAGAATGAGATGGGTTGTCGTGAGAAAGGGTCATTTAGAGTGAAAATCAGAGCAAGAGTAGGAATTAGGCAGTAGAATAATACACCAATTAGATTTCTTTGGTCAAAGGTCCAGATTCAAGAAACTGTGGTGCAAGAACCTAAACAGCGTAGAGATAGAGGGGAAAAGACTGCCACAGAGTGCTATCTGGGTGGAAGGTAGAGTCTAGACTGTGGAGGGGATATTAAGGATTTTGAATAGAGCAGTGGGAGACCACTGTAAGGCTGAAGTCTGAGCAGTGGCATAATTAggtttgcagttttaaaaattttgtttggaaGCTCTTGAATCAGTCTGCATCAGCTATTTATTGCACGTATGTATGCGTCAGACATAATATGGAGAATGGATTAGAATGGATGAAAGGATACCAGTAAGATGCTATTATGAGTAGTCCAAGCAAAAGATGGTGGTTGGCTTGACTCATCCAGTGGCTGTGCATATAGAGAGAACTTCCTGGACTTAGGAGATACTAGTCAACCACTAGAGCTTGAGGATTTACTTCCTGTAGGGATTGAGAACAGAGGAGGAACCCCCAGGTTTCTGGCCTAAGAATATAGGTGGATGGTGGTTCAATTCCGGATACAGAAAACGCTGGCATAGAAGAGATTTATTGATAGTGGAGGGGTGGGGTTTGATGAATCTGGTTTGGGACATAATAAATTTCCAATTCCTCCAAGACATTATGAGTGTCTGGAAGTGAGAGATGATGGCTAAGCTATTGGGTGTTGTTACTTCTGGAAAACTTAAACTGGGTTGGCCA is from Canis lupus familiaris isolate Mischka breed German Shepherd chromosome 3, alternate assembly UU_Cfam_GSD_1.0, whole genome shotgun sequence and encodes:
- the CCNH gene encoding cyclin-H isoform X2; this translates as MYHNSSQKRHWTFASEEQLARLRADANRKFKCKAVANGKVLPNDPVFLEPHEEMILCKYYEKRLLEFCSVFKPAMPRSVVGTACMYFKRFYLNNSVMEYHPRIIMLTCAFLACKVDEFNVSSPQFVGNLRESPLGQEKALEQILEYELLLIQQLNFHLIVHNPYRPFEGFLIDLKTRYPMMENPEMLRKTADDFLNRIALTDAYLLYTPSQIALTAILSSASRAGITMESYLSESLMLKENRTCLSQLLDIMKSMRNLVKKYEPPRSEEVAALKQKLERCHSAELALNVITKKRKGYEDDDYVSKKPKHEEEEWTDDDLVDSL
- the CCNH gene encoding cyclin-H isoform X1, with the translated sequence MYHNSSQKRHWTFASEEQLARLRADANRKFKCKAVANGKVLPNDPVFLEPHEEMILCKYYEKRLLEFCSVFKPAMPRSVVGTACMYFKRFYLNNSVMEYHPRIIMLTCAFLACKVDEFNVSSPQFVGNLRESPLGQEKALEQILEYELLLIQQLNFHLIVHNPYRPFEGFLIDLKTRYPMMENPEMLRKTADDFLNRIALTDAYLLYTPSQIALTAILSSASRAGITMESYLSESLMLKENRTCLSQLLDIMKSMRNLVKKYEPPRSEEVAALKQKLERCHSAELALNVITKKRKGYEDDDYVSKKPKHEEVCSPKEEWTDDDLVDSL